A stretch of DNA from Kangiella sediminilitoris:
TTTTGAAATTAACACCATCGATATCAAGTCGCTTGATATAAAGAGAAACATTTGGATCAACCTGACGCTCGAGCCATACGAAACGGCGGTCAGAACGCTTTTTAACCCACTGATTTAATTCGTTTTTATTACGTTTTAACGCAGCTGAAAATGCACTCCACTCCTCGCTGTTTAAAATATCCGGAGTTTTAAGCAAGGTCTCTACGTCTAACCACACCGACTCTGTTGGCACTGAACGTGCCAGCTCCACACCGTTTCGGTCCATAATTAGACCACGATGACTTGATATACCTTTAACTCTGACTGAGCGAGATTCTCCCGCTTTAGTTAAGTCTTCCGCCGAAACCACCTGCAAATATGCGGCTCGACCAATCAAAGCTACAAAACCACACAACAGTACGCCGGTCATGACGTAAAAACGCCATGTACACAGTGGTACTGTTTTAACTTTGCGGTTCCGAACTTTCTTCATTACTTTTTGATCCTCTACTCTTTACTTCTAAGAGCTGGTTTCATGATGATCTCATCAGCATTGTCTGTGTGCTTCATTTTTAATTTTTCTTCTGCCAGTTGCTCAATTCTGCTGTGCTCCGCTAACGCGCTTTGCTCCAGGCGAAGTTTTTGCCATTGCAAATCCAGTGCTGTCTGTTCGTCCTGCAACTGCTTAAACGCTATCGTTGCCTGACGGTGCTGATGGGTCTGATACGCGACTACTATTCCTGATACCACAACAACCGCACCCAACATTAATACACCGAAACGTCGCATCAATACTGCTGCCAAGCTATAAAAAGGCCATAAGCTATTGGTTTCTCTGGCCTTTTTCTTATTCATGCGATCTTCTCCGCAATACGCATAACCGCGCTACGTGCGCGGTTATTTCTTGCTAACTCCTCGTCACCAGCTCTGGTAAACTTGCCGACCTTTTTCATCCGCCGCTTGATCATGTCTTCTGTCACTGGCAGTCCAGGCGGAAAATCCTGACCTCTTTCCTGTTTTTGTATAAACCGCTTTACCATTCGGTCTTCCAGCGAGTGAAAGCTAATGGCAACAATTCGACCACCGACTTTTAAGCACTCAAGTGACTGCTCTAGCGTTTTAGCTAAATCATCCAGTTCGCTGTTAACCGCAATTCTTATTGCCTGGAAGCAGCGAGTCGCCGGATGTTTATGTTTTTCCCAGCGAGGATGAGCTTCTTTAATAATTTCAGCCAGCTGTAGCGTCCTTGTAATTGGAGCCTTCTGGCGTTTCTCAATAATTGCTCGAGCTATCCTCTTTGCATAACGTTCTTCACCATACGTTTTGAATGCCCATACCATGTCCTCTTCTTCAGTATTGGCAATCCAGCCCTCTGCTGTCTGTCCACTACTGGTATCCATTCTCATATCCAGTGGACCATCCTGCATAAAGCTAAAGCCTCGCTCAGCTTGATCTAACTGTGGTGATGACACTCCTAAGTCCATCAAAACCCCGTCAATCTGACCGAACAAACCATGTTCTTTAACTTCCTGTTCCAATAATGAAAAACTTCCATGTATTATTTCAAACCGTGAATCTTCACGCTCCAGTGCCTGGCCTTTCTCAATTGCCTGAGGATCTTTATCAAAAGCCATTAAACGACCGTTTTCTGATAGCGCAGA
This window harbors:
- the ftsL gene encoding cell division protein FtsL, coding for MNKKKARETNSLWPFYSLAAVLMRRFGVLMLGAVVVVSGIVVAYQTHQHRQATIAFKQLQDEQTALDLQWQKLRLEQSALAEHSRIEQLAEEKLKMKHTDNADEIIMKPALRSKE
- the rsmH gene encoding 16S rRNA (cytosine(1402)-N(4))-methyltransferase RsmH; the protein is MKDKAHDSVLLDEAVEALVINPDGIYIDCTFGRGGHSRAVLSALSENGRLMAFDKDPQAIEKGQALEREDSRFEIIHGSFSLLEQEVKEHGLFGQIDGVLMDLGVSSPQLDQAERGFSFMQDGPLDMRMDTSSGQTAEGWIANTEEEDMVWAFKTYGEERYAKRIARAIIEKRQKAPITRTLQLAEIIKEAHPRWEKHKHPATRCFQAIRIAVNSELDDLAKTLEQSLECLKVGGRIVAISFHSLEDRMVKRFIQKQERGQDFPPGLPVTEDMIKRRMKKVGKFTRAGDEELARNNRARSAVMRIAEKIA